The proteins below come from a single Arthrobacter sp. B1I2 genomic window:
- a CDS encoding dienelactone hydrolase family protein — MIQTARPSAIAGYDDWPAYVRQHPRHQASTRPAQEFSDALGVPGAGAPPAATVHWEATDDGVTTSQLSWQLGFGPRTTGWLIRPAGRSGPLPGVLALHCHGGNKFGGADRLVELPDSHPSAAAARAGHYDGRALATDTARRGFAVLAHDAFAWGSRKFDLSDPPWRTAAAAAARQAQWREDGVVPSVADEYNAAAGCHEDTVAKAAGLLGTSLAGMVAHDDLSALEILAALPDVDEDRLGCIGFSGGGSRSLALAVLSPRIRAAVVTCMMTTFGSLFPAYLDAHSWLLQTPGLWKLGDWPELTARAAAARFLVQYALADELFPEDGMRQAHRLLESLHGGTDRYTGSFSPGGHVFTAAMQDEALDFLAQTLAS; from the coding sequence ATGATCCAAACAGCGCGGCCCAGCGCCATCGCCGGCTACGACGACTGGCCTGCCTACGTGCGGCAACATCCACGTCACCAGGCCTCCACCCGGCCGGCGCAGGAGTTTTCGGACGCCTTGGGTGTCCCCGGCGCAGGTGCACCACCTGCGGCGACGGTGCACTGGGAGGCAACGGACGACGGCGTCACCACCTCCCAGCTCAGCTGGCAGTTGGGCTTCGGACCGCGGACCACGGGCTGGCTGATCAGGCCGGCCGGACGTTCCGGGCCCCTGCCGGGGGTCCTGGCCCTGCACTGCCATGGCGGAAACAAGTTCGGCGGGGCCGACCGCCTGGTGGAGCTACCGGACAGCCACCCGTCCGCGGCAGCCGCCCGCGCCGGCCATTACGACGGTCGCGCCCTAGCGACGGACACCGCCCGCCGCGGCTTCGCGGTCCTGGCCCACGACGCGTTCGCCTGGGGCAGCCGCAAATTCGACCTTTCCGATCCCCCGTGGCGGACCGCCGCAGCGGCAGCGGCGAGGCAGGCGCAGTGGCGGGAGGACGGCGTCGTGCCTTCCGTCGCAGACGAATACAACGCCGCTGCCGGCTGCCACGAGGACACGGTTGCCAAAGCGGCCGGCCTGCTGGGCACCAGCCTGGCCGGCATGGTGGCGCACGACGATCTCTCCGCGCTCGAAATCCTGGCGGCCCTGCCGGACGTCGACGAGGACAGGCTGGGCTGCATCGGTTTCTCCGGAGGCGGCAGCCGCTCCCTTGCCCTCGCAGTCCTCAGCCCCCGTATCCGGGCCGCGGTGGTGACGTGCATGATGACCACCTTCGGATCCCTCTTTCCCGCCTACCTGGACGCGCACTCCTGGCTCCTGCAGACCCCCGGGCTGTGGAAGCTGGGTGACTGGCCCGAGCTCACCGCCCGCGCAGCAGCCGCGCGCTTCCTGGTGCAGTACGCCCTGGCCGACGAACTCTTTCCCGAGGACGGGATGCGCCAGGCGCACCGGTTACTGGAATCCCTGCACGGCGGCACGGACCGGTATACCGGCAGCTTCTCCCCCGGCGGCCACGTCTTCACCGCGGCCATGCAGGACGAAGCCCTTGATTTCCTGGCCCAAACGCTGGCCTCCTGA
- a CDS encoding ABC transporter substrate-binding protein, with protein MKFGLKKSVMGVTGAAAALAMMLSGCGSSPQAGKVGTAEDPVTIRFAWWGNDSRAKTTMEVIKAFEAANPTIRVQGENTEFSSYWDKMATQIAGGTTPDVIAMSGAYPSEYASRGVLLDLDKVKDQIDTSKFAEGTVDLGKIDGKQYTVTAGVNSMSMVLDPKVFEAAGVPMPDDETWTWDDYARIAAGITQKSPAGTFGTTPMANDSFLAVWARQNGEALYADDGKKMGISEETLSRWFELNKKLMDTGGAPSASQTVEDGSAQPEMTLMGQGKQGMKISWSNQMTSYSGAPLVMAKLPGESKQAGSWLRSSMEYAISSKSSQPKEAALFINYLVNNMDAASKIKSDRGMPANTELKAGITPLLKETQQKEAAYLDRIAALKVQAPKPFPAGSSATMEVLNRYNTDVLFGKISPRDAAKGMISEVNQNLA; from the coding sequence ATGAAGTTTGGTCTCAAGAAATCCGTCATGGGCGTCACCGGCGCTGCCGCCGCCCTTGCCATGATGCTCTCCGGCTGCGGCAGCAGCCCGCAGGCGGGAAAAGTGGGGACGGCGGAAGACCCTGTAACCATCCGGTTCGCGTGGTGGGGCAATGACTCCAGGGCGAAAACCACCATGGAGGTCATCAAAGCCTTCGAAGCCGCAAACCCCACCATCAGGGTCCAGGGCGAAAACACCGAATTCAGCTCCTACTGGGACAAGATGGCCACCCAGATCGCCGGCGGAACCACGCCGGACGTCATCGCCATGAGCGGCGCCTACCCCAGCGAGTACGCCAGCCGCGGCGTCCTGCTGGACCTGGACAAAGTCAAGGACCAGATCGACACCTCCAAGTTCGCCGAAGGAACCGTTGACCTGGGCAAGATCGACGGCAAGCAGTACACCGTCACGGCAGGAGTTAATTCCATGTCCATGGTCCTTGACCCCAAGGTTTTCGAGGCCGCAGGCGTCCCCATGCCGGATGACGAGACGTGGACCTGGGACGATTACGCCAGGATCGCGGCCGGGATCACCCAAAAGTCGCCGGCCGGAACCTTCGGCACCACGCCCATGGCCAACGACTCCTTCCTTGCAGTGTGGGCCCGCCAGAACGGGGAAGCCCTCTACGCGGACGACGGAAAGAAGATGGGCATCAGCGAGGAAACCCTGAGCCGCTGGTTCGAGCTCAACAAGAAGCTGATGGATACCGGTGGCGCGCCCTCCGCATCGCAGACCGTTGAAGACGGTTCCGCGCAACCGGAAATGACCCTGATGGGACAGGGAAAGCAGGGCATGAAAATCTCCTGGAGCAACCAGATGACGTCCTACTCCGGCGCGCCCCTGGTCATGGCCAAGCTGCCTGGCGAAAGCAAGCAGGCCGGCTCCTGGCTGCGCTCCTCCATGGAATACGCCATCTCCTCCAAGTCGTCCCAGCCCAAGGAAGCGGCCCTGTTCATCAACTACCTGGTCAACAACATGGACGCAGCTTCCAAGATCAAGAGTGACCGGGGCATGCCTGCCAACACCGAGCTGAAGGCCGGAATCACTCCCCTGCTGAAGGAAACCCAGCAGAAGGAGGCAGCATACCTGGACCGCATTGCCGCCCTGAAGGTCCAGGCCCCCAAGCCGTTCCCAGCAGGATCATCGGCAACCATGGAGGTTCTGAACCGTTACAACACAGATGTACTCTTCGGCAAGATCTCCCCGCGGGACGCAGCCAAAGGCATGATCTCCGAGGTCAACCAAAACCTCGCCTGA
- a CDS encoding carbohydrate ABC transporter permease, whose amino-acid sequence MSAISELSSISRRKGKATPEEKKANRRDNKAAYIFLLPWLVGLVAITIGPMLMSLYLSFTDYNLLQPPEWTGLDNFTRMLSDARLHNSLRVTFTYVFIGVPLQLAVALLIALVLDKGLRGLPFYRSVFYLPSLLGGSVAVAILWKQIFGTTGLVNQVLAMFGIQGPGWISDPSTALGSIILLHVWTFGAPMIIFLAGLRQIPNMYYEAARVDGATTLQQFGRITLPMLSPIIFFNLVLQIIGSFQSFTQAFIVSGGNGGPSDSTMFFTLYLYQKGFGQFDMGYASAMAWVLLLIIGVFTAINFIASKYWVFYDD is encoded by the coding sequence GTGAGCGCCATCAGCGAGCTCAGCTCGATTAGCCGGCGGAAGGGCAAAGCCACACCTGAGGAGAAGAAGGCGAACAGGCGGGACAACAAGGCCGCTTACATCTTCCTGCTGCCGTGGCTGGTAGGCCTGGTGGCAATCACCATCGGCCCCATGCTGATGTCCCTGTACTTGTCCTTTACGGACTACAACCTGCTCCAGCCGCCGGAATGGACAGGGCTGGACAACTTCACCCGGATGCTCAGTGATGCCCGGCTGCACAATTCGCTGCGGGTGACGTTTACGTATGTCTTTATCGGGGTGCCGCTGCAGCTCGCTGTGGCTCTGTTGATTGCGCTCGTGCTGGACAAGGGGCTCCGCGGGCTCCCGTTCTACCGTTCGGTGTTTTACCTGCCGTCCCTGCTGGGCGGTTCGGTTGCCGTGGCCATTCTGTGGAAGCAGATTTTCGGCACTACGGGCCTGGTCAACCAGGTCCTGGCCATGTTCGGGATCCAGGGCCCGGGGTGGATCTCGGACCCCAGCACGGCTTTGGGTTCGATCATTCTGCTGCACGTCTGGACTTTTGGTGCCCCGATGATTATCTTCCTGGCAGGCCTGCGGCAGATCCCCAACATGTACTACGAGGCCGCCAGGGTGGATGGCGCCACCACGCTCCAGCAGTTCGGGCGGATCACCCTGCCGATGCTGAGCCCGATCATCTTCTTCAACCTGGTGCTGCAGATCATCGGTTCCTTCCAGTCGTTCACCCAGGCGTTCATCGTCTCCGGTGGCAACGGCGGGCCTTCGGACTCCACGATGTTCTTCACCCTGTACCTCTACCAAAAGGGCTTCGGCCAGTTCGACATGGGCTACGCATCAGCCATGGCCTGGGTGCTGCTGCTCATCATCGGCGTGTTCACCGCCATCAACTTCATCGCTTCTAAGTATTGGGTTTTCTATGACGACTAA
- a CDS encoding carbohydrate ABC transporter permease — MTTKLETLPTPDEKSAGAGKPTNRKRRVRESRGTLAFSRAQRGKSLMKHGILILAGGLMIYPLLWMVVSSLRPNELIFREPGLWLNSLEMSNYTSGWSALTHPFGHYMLNSAIVVIGSILGNLVSCSMAAYAFARLQFTGKKLFFGIMLLTIMLPFHVVIVPQYILFSQIGWVNTFWPLLVPKLLATDAFFVFLMVQFIRGIPRELDEAARIDGAGHPRIFLQVILPLMVPALATTTIFTFIWTWNDFFGALIYLTDPDMFTVPVALRAFVDSQSATSWGSLFAMSIVSLLPVFLVFLFGQRFLIKGIATTGIK, encoded by the coding sequence ATGACGACTAAGCTTGAGACGCTGCCCACCCCGGACGAGAAGTCAGCGGGCGCCGGCAAGCCTACGAACCGCAAGCGCAGGGTCCGCGAGTCCCGGGGAACGCTGGCCTTCAGCCGTGCCCAGCGCGGTAAATCGCTGATGAAGCATGGCATCCTGATCCTGGCCGGCGGCCTGATGATCTATCCGCTCCTGTGGATGGTGGTGTCTTCACTGCGTCCGAACGAGCTGATTTTCCGGGAGCCCGGCCTGTGGCTGAACAGCCTGGAGATGAGCAATTACACCTCCGGCTGGTCGGCCCTGACGCACCCCTTTGGCCACTACATGCTGAACTCGGCCATTGTGGTAATCGGCTCAATTCTAGGGAACCTGGTGTCCTGCTCCATGGCCGCCTACGCCTTTGCCCGCCTGCAGTTCACGGGCAAGAAACTGTTCTTCGGGATCATGCTGCTGACCATCATGCTGCCGTTCCACGTGGTCATCGTTCCGCAGTACATCCTGTTCTCCCAGATCGGCTGGGTGAACACCTTCTGGCCGCTGCTGGTGCCCAAACTGCTGGCCACGGACGCGTTCTTCGTCTTCCTCATGGTGCAGTTCATCCGCGGCATTCCCCGCGAACTTGATGAAGCGGCGCGGATTGACGGTGCCGGCCATCCGCGGATCTTCCTGCAGGTGATTCTGCCGCTGATGGTGCCCGCACTGGCCACCACCACCATCTTCACCTTCATCTGGACCTGGAACGACTTCTTCGGCGCCCTCATCTACCTCACGGACCCTGACATGTTCACCGTCCCGGTGGCGCTGCGGGCCTTTGTGGATTCGCAGTCCGCCACCAGCTGGGGCTCGCTGTTCGCCATGTCCATCGTCTCCCTGCTGCCCGTCTTCCTGGTGTTCCTCTTCGGCCAGCGATTCCTCATCAAGGGCATCGCCACCACCGGTATCAAGTAA
- a CDS encoding ABC transporter substrate-binding protein produces MPLFPRPASAARQHAGAPASGALRRTRKAGAVAAAVAAVMALSACGGGAAPQNADGTVELRFSWWGGDKRAQLTQEAIKQFEAENPKIKVKPEFGDWSGYWDKLATQVAANDAPDIIQMDEKYITEYSSRGALLDLSKYEIDTSKLDEAALNAGKSEKGLTGIAAGINAATILANPAVFQAAGVPLPDDTKWTWDDFGRIAAEITAKSPKGTYGAAAYGTDEASLGVWLRQNGKSLYTSDGKLGFEPGDIAEWWANLKQLSQKKAVPSASEVVEAEAAPLDQSGLATGKNGMAFWWSNQAPALEKASGGDLKILRFPTKTGSADEAGLWYKASQFWSASSRTKHPQETAKFIDFLTNNVKAGEALLADRGVYPNSEVRAAIQPKLTPADVKVVNFIDQIKDELGEAPAPPPKGAGAIQEIIKRYTSEVLFERLSPEDAGKKATDEMKSAIGS; encoded by the coding sequence GTGCCGCTTTTTCCCCGTCCTGCGTCTGCTGCCAGGCAGCACGCAGGGGCACCCGCTTCAGGCGCCTTGCGCCGAACCCGTAAAGCCGGCGCGGTTGCCGCCGCCGTCGCCGCCGTCATGGCCCTTAGTGCCTGCGGAGGGGGAGCTGCCCCGCAGAATGCTGATGGCACCGTCGAGCTCCGTTTCTCCTGGTGGGGCGGCGACAAGCGCGCCCAGCTGACCCAGGAGGCAATCAAGCAGTTCGAAGCCGAAAACCCCAAGATTAAGGTCAAGCCCGAGTTTGGTGACTGGAGCGGCTACTGGGACAAGCTGGCCACGCAGGTGGCCGCCAACGATGCCCCCGACATCATCCAGATGGACGAGAAGTACATCACGGAGTACTCCAGCCGTGGCGCCCTTCTTGACCTGTCCAAGTACGAGATCGACACCTCCAAGCTGGACGAAGCGGCACTGAACGCAGGAAAGAGCGAGAAGGGCCTGACGGGAATCGCCGCAGGCATCAACGCCGCCACCATCCTGGCCAACCCGGCCGTCTTCCAGGCCGCCGGAGTCCCGCTCCCGGACGACACCAAGTGGACGTGGGACGACTTTGGCCGCATTGCAGCAGAGATCACGGCCAAGTCGCCCAAGGGAACCTATGGGGCAGCCGCCTATGGAACTGACGAGGCTTCCCTGGGGGTCTGGCTCCGGCAGAATGGCAAGTCACTGTACACCTCCGACGGCAAGCTGGGCTTCGAGCCGGGCGATATCGCCGAGTGGTGGGCCAACCTGAAACAGCTGAGCCAAAAGAAGGCGGTGCCATCCGCGTCCGAGGTGGTGGAAGCCGAAGCTGCTCCGCTTGACCAGAGCGGACTGGCGACGGGCAAGAACGGCATGGCCTTCTGGTGGTCCAACCAGGCTCCGGCCCTGGAAAAGGCCAGTGGCGGCGACCTGAAGATCCTGCGGTTCCCCACCAAGACAGGCTCTGCCGATGAAGCGGGCCTTTGGTACAAGGCCTCGCAGTTCTGGTCCGCCTCCTCGCGCACCAAGCACCCGCAGGAAACTGCCAAGTTTATCGACTTCCTGACCAACAACGTCAAAGCCGGCGAGGCCCTCCTTGCCGACCGCGGTGTCTACCCCAACTCGGAGGTCCGGGCTGCGATCCAGCCGAAACTGACCCCGGCCGACGTCAAGGTGGTCAACTTCATCGACCAGATCAAGGATGAGCTCGGCGAGGCCCCGGCGCCGCCGCCGAAGGGTGCGGGCGCCATCCAGGAAATCATCAAGCGGTACACCTCGGAAGTGCTGTTCGAACGGCTCTCTCCAGAGGACGCGGGCAAGAAAGCGACCGACGAGATGAAGTCCGCCATCGGCAGCTAG
- a CDS encoding HNH endonuclease produces MEAVLGTVAVGLGAEHRTHLVVDAPQSSAVPSDAPSLADVLALLGSVPLAADGAGKIGQLRELEDLKSAVGARQADTAVAFDLQQRREQAAAGVPVDEQGAGVGAQIALARRESPARGSRLLGLARTLTGMPHTFAAFRAGLLNEWRATLIVKETICLSAGDRAGVDQELAADTGTLEGMGDKAVIAAVRAAAYRRDPASVAKRAARAVTERTASLRPAPDTMTCLTALLPAAQGVAAYAALTRDADTARSAGDDRSRGQVMADTLVERLTGTPGRISGVQIQLVMTDRTLLQADAEPARLPGYGVLPAALARDIALNSAGHNEPSLWVRRLYTAPGSGELLAVDSKARLFPAGLKRFLYIRDDTCRTPYCDAPIRHHDHITAWHNAGPTSAGNGQGLCEACNHTKETPGWTAKPVPGPRHTVATTTPTGHTYHSTAPPLPGTRFHFLGTALPPRIHGPRQLRQRAELWESGVP; encoded by the coding sequence ATGGAAGCAGTTTTGGGGACGGTGGCGGTAGGGCTGGGGGCGGAGCATCGGACACACCTTGTTGTTGATGCGCCCCAGTCCTCGGCTGTTCCTTCTGATGCGCCTTCCCTTGCTGACGTCCTGGCCTTGCTGGGTTCCGTTCCGTTGGCTGCTGATGGGGCGGGGAAGATTGGTCAGCTGCGGGAGTTGGAGGATCTGAAATCTGCGGTCGGCGCCCGGCAGGCCGATACCGCGGTGGCCTTCGACCTGCAGCAGCGGCGGGAGCAGGCCGCCGCCGGGGTGCCCGTCGATGAGCAGGGCGCCGGGGTCGGCGCGCAGATCGCGTTGGCGCGGCGGGAGTCACCGGCCCGGGGTTCACGCTTGCTGGGGCTGGCCAGAACCCTGACCGGGATGCCGCACACGTTCGCCGCGTTCCGGGCTGGGCTGTTGAATGAGTGGCGGGCCACCCTGATCGTGAAGGAAACCATCTGCCTCAGTGCCGGGGACCGGGCCGGGGTGGATCAGGAACTCGCCGCGGACACCGGCACCCTCGAAGGGATGGGAGATAAGGCCGTAATCGCCGCTGTCCGGGCCGCCGCGTACCGGCGGGACCCTGCCTCAGTGGCGAAGCGGGCGGCCCGCGCGGTCACGGAACGGACCGCGAGTCTGCGCCCGGCACCGGACACCATGACCTGCCTGACCGCCCTGCTGCCCGCCGCCCAGGGCGTCGCCGCCTACGCAGCCCTGACCCGCGACGCCGACACGGCACGCTCGGCCGGGGATGACCGGTCCCGGGGCCAGGTCATGGCCGACACCCTCGTCGAACGCCTCACCGGCACACCCGGCAGGATCAGCGGGGTGCAGATCCAACTCGTCATGACCGACCGCACCCTCCTCCAGGCCGACGCCGAACCCGCCCGGCTCCCCGGCTACGGCGTACTACCGGCAGCCCTGGCCCGGGACATCGCCCTCAACAGCGCCGGCCACAACGAACCCAGCCTGTGGGTCCGGCGGCTCTACACCGCCCCCGGCAGCGGGGAACTGCTGGCGGTGGACTCCAAAGCCCGGCTCTTCCCCGCGGGCTTGAAGCGCTTCCTTTACATCCGGGACGATACCTGCCGCACACCGTACTGCGACGCCCCGATCCGCCACCACGACCACATCACCGCCTGGCACAACGCCGGACCCACCAGCGCCGGTAACGGCCAGGGCCTCTGCGAAGCCTGCAACCACACCAAAGAAACACCCGGCTGGACCGCAAAACCCGTCCCCGGCCCACGCCATACCGTGGCAACCACCACCCCAACCGGCCACACCTACCACTCCACCGCCCCACCACTACCGGGTACACGATTCCACTTCTTGGGGACGGCCTTACCGCCGCGCATCCACGGGCCGCGGCAGCTCCGCCAGCGTGCTGAATTATGGGAGAGCGGCGTTCCTTGA
- a CDS encoding beta-galactosidase yields the protein MAQQETAGPTSVWNKVEGIAFGGDYNPEQWPASVRLEDLELMQEAGVNFLSVGIFSWALLEPAEGHYDFGWLDEVMDNLAGIGVKVALATATAAPPAWLARKHPEILPVTADGTVLGPGSRRHYTPSSAVYRRYAAGITRKLAERYKDHPALALWHVDNELGCHVSEFYGEEDAAAFRAWLEHRYGSIDALNASWGTAFWSQNYGSFDEVLPPSDAPSTLNPGQQLDFQRFNSWALMDYYRELVAVLREVTPGIPCTTNLMASSATKSMDYFDWAKDLDVIANDHYLVAADPERHIELAFSADLTRGIAGGDPWILMEHSTSAVNWQPRNQPKMPGEMLRNSLAHVARGADAVMFFQWRQSFAGSEKFHSAMVPHGGRDTRVWREVVELGATLKKLEPVRGSRVQSRAAIVFDYEAWWASEIDSKPSIDVKYLDLLRAFHRALFLRGISVDLVHPSASLEGYDLVLVCTLYTVSDEDAANIAAAASAGATVLISYFSGIVDKQDHVRLGGYPGAFRELLGVRVEEFHPLLAGSELKLSDGTLSSVWSEHVHLAGAETVLNFTEYPLEGVPSLTRRAVGAGAAWYLATFPNPDGIEAVLDKLLAESGVSPVAAADPGVELVRRFAEDGRSFLFAINHTRSDAAVSVSGTDLLTGEAFAGTVPAGGVVVVSEG from the coding sequence ATGGCACAGCAGGAAACCGCCGGCCCAACCAGCGTTTGGAACAAGGTTGAGGGCATCGCCTTCGGCGGGGATTACAACCCCGAACAGTGGCCGGCCAGTGTCCGGCTGGAGGACCTGGAGCTCATGCAGGAAGCCGGGGTGAACTTCCTCAGCGTGGGGATCTTCTCCTGGGCGCTGCTGGAGCCCGCCGAGGGTCACTACGACTTCGGCTGGCTGGACGAGGTCATGGACAACCTCGCCGGCATCGGCGTCAAGGTGGCCCTGGCCACTGCCACCGCCGCACCTCCTGCCTGGCTGGCGCGCAAGCATCCGGAAATCCTGCCGGTCACTGCTGACGGAACCGTACTGGGGCCGGGCTCGCGGCGGCACTACACGCCGTCGTCGGCCGTCTATCGCCGCTATGCCGCCGGAATTACCCGCAAGCTCGCTGAACGCTACAAGGACCACCCCGCCCTGGCGCTGTGGCACGTGGACAATGAACTCGGCTGCCACGTCTCGGAGTTCTACGGCGAAGAGGACGCCGCCGCCTTCCGCGCCTGGCTGGAGCACAGGTACGGGAGCATCGATGCGCTCAATGCTTCCTGGGGGACGGCCTTCTGGTCCCAGAACTACGGCTCCTTCGATGAGGTCCTGCCGCCTTCCGATGCCCCCTCCACCCTGAACCCGGGCCAGCAGCTGGACTTCCAGCGGTTCAACTCCTGGGCGCTGATGGACTACTACCGGGAACTCGTCGCCGTCCTGCGCGAGGTAACACCGGGCATCCCCTGCACCACCAACCTGATGGCCTCGAGTGCCACCAAGTCCATGGACTACTTCGACTGGGCCAAGGACCTGGACGTCATCGCCAACGACCACTACCTGGTGGCCGCCGACCCCGAACGGCACATCGAACTCGCGTTCAGCGCGGACCTCACCCGGGGCATTGCGGGCGGTGACCCGTGGATCCTGATGGAACATTCGACGTCGGCCGTGAACTGGCAGCCGCGCAACCAGCCCAAGATGCCCGGCGAGATGCTGCGCAATTCATTGGCGCACGTGGCCCGCGGGGCAGACGCCGTGATGTTCTTCCAGTGGCGCCAGAGCTTTGCCGGGTCGGAGAAATTCCACTCGGCCATGGTGCCGCACGGCGGCCGGGACACCCGCGTGTGGCGGGAGGTGGTGGAGCTTGGCGCAACGCTGAAGAAGCTTGAACCCGTGCGCGGTTCCCGGGTCCAGTCCCGCGCCGCCATTGTCTTTGACTACGAGGCTTGGTGGGCCAGCGAGATCGACTCCAAGCCGAGCATCGACGTGAAGTACCTGGACCTGCTGAGGGCTTTCCACCGCGCCTTGTTCCTCCGTGGAATTTCCGTGGACCTGGTGCATCCCTCTGCTTCGCTGGAGGGGTATGACCTGGTCCTGGTGTGCACGCTGTACACGGTTTCGGATGAGGACGCGGCGAATATTGCTGCTGCCGCCTCCGCCGGCGCCACTGTCCTGATCAGTTACTTCAGCGGCATTGTGGACAAGCAGGACCACGTGCGGCTGGGCGGCTATCCTGGCGCGTTCCGGGAGCTTCTGGGGGTGCGGGTGGAGGAGTTCCATCCCCTCCTCGCCGGTTCCGAGCTGAAGCTGAGCGACGGGACGCTGTCTTCGGTCTGGAGCGAGCACGTCCATCTGGCCGGCGCGGAGACGGTGCTGAACTTTACCGAGTACCCGCTGGAGGGCGTCCCTTCCCTCACGCGCCGCGCCGTTGGTGCGGGGGCGGCCTGGTACCTGGCCACCTTCCCCAACCCTGACGGGATCGAAGCCGTTTTGGACAAGCTGCTGGCCGAGTCAGGAGTCTCCCCCGTTGCCGCTGCCGACCCCGGTGTGGAGCTGGTGCGCCGGTTCGCCGAAGATGGACGCAGCTTCCTGTTCGCCATCAACCACACGCGTTCGGATGCCGCAGTCTCCGTTTCTGGCACTGACCTGCTGACAGGCGAGGCGTTTGCCGGCACTGTACCGGCCGGCGGTGTTGTGGTGGTTTCCGAAGGATAG
- a CDS encoding ABC transporter substrate-binding protein produces the protein MINRRHFLTTVAVGTASAAALAACGNGSSSSGQTGSAQNPVTINYTWWGNDDRATRTRKAIELFESKNPDIKVNGNFTDFAGYWQKRATEAAGGGLPDVMQWDLSYLRDYGQRNQLLDLSTVKIDTSTFEKSLLPSGQIKGKTYGIPTSTNAFAVYYDPAKLASLGVAEPTGKWNYKEFNDFLTQVGTKSNGALFGGTDYTGVWWMFNVWLRQNNIEAFTEDGKLGFTKDDMKKWWNTTAGLRGTPAIVSEERVTQLAPKSPFGSNVTATEVTWDNFMAGYLADSGAKELKLVPVPSDAPDNLGLFLKPSMLMVASAKTKYKDAAARFIDFMVNDPEVGQIFKTSRGVPASKTQRDGTTFEGTDKLVVDYEKSIEKYLKDAPQPPIVGFGTLEASFKRVSSDLNYGKLTVDGAADAWFKEAEDLIKQNA, from the coding sequence GTGATTAACAGAAGGCATTTCCTCACAACCGTTGCCGTCGGCACCGCATCTGCCGCCGCCCTGGCGGCTTGTGGCAACGGATCCAGCTCTTCCGGCCAGACCGGATCCGCGCAGAACCCCGTCACCATCAACTACACCTGGTGGGGCAACGATGACCGCGCCACCCGCACCCGCAAGGCCATCGAGCTGTTCGAATCCAAGAACCCGGATATCAAGGTCAACGGCAACTTCACCGACTTCGCCGGCTACTGGCAGAAGCGCGCCACCGAGGCTGCCGGCGGCGGCCTGCCGGACGTCATGCAGTGGGACCTGTCCTACCTGCGCGACTACGGCCAGCGCAACCAGCTCCTGGACCTCAGCACCGTGAAGATCGATACCTCCACCTTTGAAAAGTCCCTCCTGCCCTCCGGGCAGATCAAGGGCAAGACCTACGGCATCCCCACCAGCACCAATGCCTTCGCTGTCTACTACGACCCCGCAAAGCTGGCCTCCCTGGGCGTCGCCGAGCCGACCGGCAAGTGGAACTACAAGGAATTCAATGACTTCCTGACCCAGGTTGGCACCAAGAGCAATGGTGCCCTCTTCGGCGGCACCGACTACACGGGCGTTTGGTGGATGTTCAACGTCTGGCTCCGCCAGAACAACATCGAAGCGTTCACTGAAGACGGCAAGCTCGGTTTCACCAAGGACGACATGAAGAAATGGTGGAACACGACGGCCGGCCTGCGCGGCACTCCCGCCATCGTCTCCGAAGAGCGCGTCACGCAGCTGGCACCCAAGTCGCCGTTCGGCTCGAACGTTACCGCCACCGAAGTCACCTGGGACAACTTCATGGCCGGCTACCTTGCAGACAGCGGGGCGAAGGAACTGAAGCTTGTTCCCGTCCCGTCGGATGCCCCGGACAACCTGGGCCTGTTCCTGAAGCCGTCCATGCTGATGGTGGCCAGCGCCAAGACCAAGTACAAGGACGCTGCCGCCCGCTTCATCGATTTCATGGTCAACGATCCCGAGGTGGGCCAGATCTTCAAGACCTCCCGTGGTGTCCCGGCCTCCAAGACCCAGCGTGACGGCACCACCTTCGAAGGTACGGACAAGCTCGTGGTGGACTACGAAAAGTCCATCGAGAAGTACCTCAAGGACGCTCCCCAGCCGCCCATCGTCGGCTTCGGCACCCTCGAAGCTTCGTTCAAGCGTGTCTCCTCGGACCTGAACTACGGGAAGCTGACCGTCGATGGCGCAGCCGACGCTTGGTTCAAGGAAGCCGAAGACCTCATCAAGCAGAATGCCTGA